A stretch of DNA from Thermanaerosceptrum fracticalcis:
CCAAGGGCTACACGGAATCCGGTCATTACTTCATCAAAGATTAAAAGGGCTCCATACTGTTTGGTAATTTTTCTTAACCCTTCCAAAAACCCAGGTTCAGGAGAAACGACGCCCATATTGCCGGGAACCGGCTCCACGATCACAGCGGCAATATTGTTTCCCTCCGCTCTAAAAATAGCCTCCATCCCAGCCAGATCATTAAACTGGGCCGTAATGGTATTCTGGGCAATACTATTAGGCACACCGGGGCTGGAGGGAATTCCTAAGGTTAAAACACCGGAACCTGCCTTCACCAAGAGGGGGTCGGCATGTCCATGATAACAACCGGCAAATTTCACGATTTTATCCCGACCGGTGTAAGCTCTGGCCAAACGCAAGGCACTCATGGTTGCTTCTGTCCCCGAATTCACCATCCTCACCATTTCAATGGAAGGAACGATTTCCCGGATAAGCTTAGCCATTTCCGTCTCCAGTAAAGTCGGTGCCCCGAAACTCGTCCCGATCTCCAGGGTTTTCCTTAGGGCTTCTTCTACCTGGGGATGCCGGTGTCCCAGGATGAGAGGTCCCCAGGAGCCCACATAATCAATATACTGGTTACCATCTACGTCATAGAGGTAAGCACCCTCGCCGCGGGCAATAAAAACAGGATCATGTCCCACGGCCTTAAAAGCCCTGACCGGGCTGTTCACACCGCCGGGTATATATTGTTGTGCTTCTTCATAGTAGGCCCGTGAGGTGGAATAGTTTTTACCCATACCATCTACCTCCTATCTAAAAATTTCCGTCCCGGATCCATTTGGCTATATCCTTGGCGTGATAAGTGATAATCATATCACTGCCCGCTCTTTTCATACCCAGCATCATTTCCCGCACAGTTTTCTTTTCATCAAGCCAGCCATTCTGGGCGGCAGCTTTCACCATAGCGTACTCCCCGCTCACATTATAAGCGACAACAGGAGCAGCGAAAGTATCCCTTACCCTGCGGATGACATCAAGGTAAGCCAGGGCAGGCTTGACTATCACCATATCGGCCCCTTCCGCCAGGTCCAGCCGCACCTCTTCTAAGGCTTGTTCCACAGAACTGGCCGGGTCCATCTGGTAGCTTCTCCTGTCACCAAACTGAGGGGCTGAGCCCGCTGCATCACGAAAAGGCCCGTAAAAACAGGAAGCATATTTGGCTGAATAAGCCATGATAGGGATGTGGCTGTAACCTTTTTCATCCAGCTTTTGACGGATGGCATAAACCCTCCCGTCCATCATATCAGAGGGAGCCACAATATCAGCACCGGCCTGGGCATGGCTTAGTGCGGTTAAAGCCAAAAGTTCCAGAGTTTCATCATTTTTGATTTCCCCTTTTTCCACGAGACCACAGTGACCATGGCTGGTATATTCGCAGAGGCAGACATCGGTAATCACCACAATTTCCGGGTATTTACCCTTTATCTCTTTGACCGCCTTTTGTACTATGCCCTGTTCGGCATAGGCCTGGCTGCCCACTTCATCTTTTGTTTCAGGAATGCCAAATAATAATATGGCAGGAATTCCCAAAGCCACTACCTCTTCTGCTTCCTCCAAAACCCTGTCCAGGGAAAGCTGGTAAATCCCCGGCATAGAAGGTATGGGGTTTCTTACATTGTGGCCTTCACTGACAAAGATGGGATAAATCAAATCATCAAGCTGCAAATATGTATGCCTCACTAAGCGTCTTATTCCTTCGGATTGTCGTAACCTGCGCATGCGCAGCCAAGGAAAAACTGACATGCCTACCTCACTCCTTTTAAACATTTAATGATAATAAGCGAGAATAGCCTTCACTAAACCGGGAATGGTGTACTCTTCTGCCTGAATTTCCACTTTGAGCCCATATTCCTGGGCGGTTTGTGCCGTAATGGGCCCTATGCAGGCTATGACTACTCCTTCTAATAAAGAAAGGTTATCTTTACCTAACATCTCCACAAAATTTACCACTGTCGATGAACTGGTAAAGGTTACGACACTAATCTTGTTTTCCTTGAGGTAGTTTAACAGTTCCCGGACGGAACTCTTTTCCTTCACTGTCCTGTAGACATCTACTTCCGTAACGTGCGCTCCCAGCTTTCGAAGTTCTTGCGGCAGGAGGGCTCTCGCTATGTCCGCTCTGGGTAGAAGAACCCTGTCCCCCGGTTTTATCCTGGTTTTCAGCCCTTCCACAATGGCCTCGGCCCGAAATTCCTGTGGTACATAATCCACCAGGAAGCCCTTTTCCGCTAAAGCCCGTTCAGTGGCCGGTCCAATGGCAGAGAGGCGAAGATTGTATAGTTCCCGGATATCCCGGCCCAGGTCCCGAAAACGCTTGAAAAAGTGCTGCACACCGTTGACACTGGTGAAAATCAGCCACTGATAATCACTAATCTCTTGAATGGCCTGGTCCAGGGGACCATAATCATCAGGTTCGGCAATGGTAATGGTTGGAAACTCCAAAACTTCTCCACCTAAGCGACTAATTTCCTCACTGAGCTGGCTGGCCTGCTCTCGGGACCGTGTCACCACAATACGCTTCCCAAAAAGAGGTTTATCCTCAAACCAGCTGAGTTTCCCTCGTAATTGAACCACTTCCCCTACAATAATGATGGCCGGAGAAGTGAGCCCAACCTCTTGTACCTTTACTTCAATATCCGCCAGTGTTCCGGTAACCGTTTGCTGCTCAGGCCTGGTGCCCCAGCGAATAACACCCACCGGGGTTCCTGGATCTTTACCGTGTTTCAAGAGCTGTCCCACAATTAAGGGTAAATTTTCCATACCCATGAGAAATACCAGAGTACCAGACCTGCCGGCCAAGCATGGCCATTCGATACGGGAATCATCTTTGAGGGGATCTTCATGCCCGGTAATAATGGTAAAGGTTGAGGTATAATCTCGATGGGTAACAGGAATTCCTGCATAGGCGGGAACGGCAATAGCAGAGGTTATACCAGGTACAACTTCAAAGGGTATCTGGTGTTCCCGCAGCACTTCTGCTTCTTCTCCCCCTCTGCCAAACACAAAGGGGTCCCCCCCTTTTAATCTGGCTACGGTTTTCCCGTCCAAGGAGAGCTTCACGAGGAGCTCATTGATTTCTTCCTGTTTTAAGACATGCCGTTCCGGTGATTTTCCGACGAAAATGAGTTCGGCATCTTTTCTGGCATAAGATAAAAGCCGCGGGCTGGCCAACCTGTCGTAGACAATACAATCAGCCTCTTTGATACATTCCAGCCCCTTTACGGTAATTAATTTGGGATCACCCGGGCCGGCGCCGATTAAATACACTTTTCCTTCATTCATCTTTCTATCTCCTGTAACACTTGGTTTAATATTTCCTGGGCTCCTTGGCTTCGCATCAATTCTGCCAGTTTTTCCCCGAGACTTGGGGCATTTTGCGGGGCATCCGTCATCGCTTGACGGATCAGCCTGGTACCATCCAGGCTTGCCACAACCCCGGTTAAAACCAGACCCTCTTTTTTAACCTCGCCATAGGCACCTATCGGTATCTGGCAGCCTCCTTCCAGGGTACGTAGAAAAGCCCTTTCCGCCGTGATAGCCACCCTGGTTTCCCAATGGTCTATAACTGCCACAATTTCGGTGATTCTTTCATCATTTTCCCGGCTCTCTACGCCAATGGATCCCTGACCCACAGCAGGCACGATTTCCTCCGGCGAAAACCAGGTGCTGATTCGATCCTCCAACCCAAGCCTGGATAAACCGGCTGCGGCCAGCATAATGGCCGCAAAACCCTCCTTCTCCAGCTTGGCTAAACGGGTGTTAATATTACCTCTCAGGTCTTCTACCCTTAAATCCGGACGTTTATGCAAGAGTTGGGCACGTCTTCGCAAACTGCTGGTGCCAATCTTGGCCCCCGGGGGAAGCGTCTGCAGGTTGTAGTTATTGGTGGAAACCAGCACATCACGGGGATCATGACGTTCTGTCATGGCACTGATGATTAATCCCTGGGGTAGTTTAGTCGGCAGGTCTTTCATACTGTGCACAGCCAGGTCGATCTCCCCGGCTAATAAGGCTGTCTCCAGTTCTTTGGTAAAGAGTCCTTTGTCGCCAATCTTGGCTAAGGCCACGTCTAATATTTTATCCCCTTTGGTTTTCATGGGAACGATGACAAAGTCATATTGAGGCCAGTATCTTTTCAGTTCTTCCACAACCCATTGGGTTTGCTGCAAGGCCAAGACGCTGTCACGCGTTCCCACCTTAATCCGGTTATCCATTTACTAAGCCCCACCCCTTTAGTGAGATTCAACCCGAGTCTTTTCGGGAGCTTCCTCAATTTGCAAATTGAAAAGTTTGTTGATCACTTCCGCGTATAAAAGTCCTTGGGTGCTGTATGATGCGTCTTTTAACTCCAGTATGGCATCGTGTAACAGCTGGTTAACTACAGAACTGACACAAGAACTGATGACTTTCTTATCTTTTTCACTTAGATTCCCCAGGCGGCGAAAAGCCCGGTCCAGTTCCTTTTTCTTAAGACCTTCCGCTTTCTCTTTAAGGGCTACGATGGTGGGCACAACTTTTAAACTGCACACCCATTTAAAATAGTTTTCTTTTTCTTCTATGATAATATTTTCCACTTTTTCCGCTTCTTTAAGGCGCTCATTGATATTTTTCTGGACCACATTCTCCAAATCATCAACATCGTAAAGAGTCACATTAGGATAGCTGGCACAGAGTGGATCAATATCCCGGGGTACCGCAATATCAATGAGAAACAAGGGTTTATTTTGACGCTGATCCTGTATTCTTTCGATATCCGACGGGTGGACAATATAATTAGGTGCCGCTGTACAGCTGATGACAATGTCGGCTTCCTTTAGATAATCGTGAAACTGGTCCATCTTGACCGCCAGGCCGCCAAACTCCTGAGCCAGGGCTTGGGCACGGGCAAAAGTTCTATTGGCCACAATCACAGAGGAAATACCGTTGGCCACTAAATGACGTGCCGTTAATTCACTGGTTTCCCCTGCTCCCAGCACCATGACCGTACGCCCCTCAAGATCACCAAAAATTCCTTTGGCCAGTTCTACCGCAGCGGAACTAACAGATACGGCCTGCCTGTCGATAAAAGTTTCTGTACGGGCCCTTTTCCCCACAATAATGGCTTTTTGCCATAAGTTATTAAGATAATTGTTGGTGGTGCCGGCCTTAAGTGCCTCCTGAAATGCTTCCTGCACCTGACCTAAGATCTGGCTTTCTCCTAAGATCATAGAATCTAATCCGGCCGATACCCGAAAAAGGTGATGTACAGCTTTTTCCTCCTCATAGGTATAAAGAAAAGGCAGAATCTCGGCCACAGTCATATTGGCGATTTTCCCATAATACTCCTGTAAAACCCCCTTGGCCAGTTCTATCTCCCCTGTAGACAGGTAAACTTCCGTCCTGTTGCAGGTGGAAAGAATCACAGCCCCACTCACACCCTGCTTCTCCATTAAATAGTGTAAATGATCCTGAAGGCGATATTTGGCTACAGCCACCTTTTCCCTTACTTCCACTGGCGCTGTTTTATGGTTTAATCCTGTAACGATAATAAACAACGATTAATCCTCTCCTTTACAACCTCCAGTTGTCCATCTTCAATAAGTTTGAGCAATTCCCCGGTAACCAAACCCTGCAACACCTTACCCCGCATCTTGTCATCAGGACATTCCGCAAACAGCGTCTCCCGCAGATTGCCCAGTAATTCTAAAGCTTGGGCAAATTCTCCCCGGAACTTTTCCGCCAGTTCTTCCTTGATGACCCGGGCCAGAGCGGGACTTTTTCCATTGGTGGAGACAGCAATAAGCAAATCTCCCTGTCTGTGTACCGCAGGTAAAGTAAAGCTGCACCAAAGGGGGTCGTCCACAACGTTGATGAGAATATTTTTTTCCGTACAAAGGGCCGCCACCTCATGATTTAATTCTGCATTATCCGTAGCGGCAATCACCAGAAATTTATCGTTAATATCTTCTGCTTGAAAATTACGGTTCAGCCATACAATTTGTTTTTCTTCCGTTAATTTTAGGAGCAGGGGATGAAGCATAGGACTTACCACACAGACCTTGCCCCCACATTCCAGAAGACCTCTTACTTTTCTTGCGGCAACGCTTCCCCCGCCGACTACCAGGCACCCTTTACCGCTAATATTTAAATTTACTGGATAAGATAAAGACATAACATCACCATCATTAACAAATTTAAACCCTACCTGTAAGTAGGGGGTAGAGCAATTGCTAGAATTGACGTCTTTTGATGAACACGGCTAATTTGTGAAGGGATTCCGTAATTTCATTGGCGGGAAGCATTTCCAACTCTTTTAAAGCCTTTTCCACATAGAGGCCTGCAATATCCAGGGAATAAGGTATTGCCTCGCTTTGTTTGATTAATTCCACCACGTCATGAATATCATCCTGGGAGCTAACAGGAGAATTTAACTTTTCCCAAAGACTTTTTTTCACCGCTTCATTGCCGCAGTTTAAAAGATAGATAACCGGGAGTGTAATAATACCCTGTCGTAAATCACTGCCTACCGGTTTTCCTAATGTTTTTTCATCGGCGATAAAGTCTAAAACATCATCAGTGATTTGGAAAGCCATCCCCAGATAATGCCCATACCTTCCCAGGGTTTTCACAATATGAGGGTCGGCTTGGGCAGCGATGGCACCAATCTGGCAGCTGGCAGAAATTAAAAGTGAGGTCTTTCGTTTAATACGATAAAAATAATTACGAATGTTTTGTTCAAGTTTAAAAGCGGAGGCTATCTGTTCTAATTCGCCCTGGCACATCTCGACGCTGACGTGGGCCAGCAACTGGTTAATCTTGTTATTCTTATATTTTTCAATAATAATTAAAGCCTTGGCAAAAAGAAAATCACCGGAATGAAGGGAAAAATTATTACCGTATTGGGCTTTAACGGTTTGTCTTCCTCTTCTAATGATAGAAGAATCAATGACATCATCATGAACCAGAGTGGCCATATGGATGAGTTCCAAAGCTGCCGCCAGAGGTATGATCTTGCCGCTTTCATATTGGCCATATTTCGCCGATAATAAGGCAAAAGCCGGCCTAATCCTTTTTCCTCCCGCTTTTAACAGGTGCACAAAACTCTTTCGTAAATCTGCATGTCCTGCCTGAATATATTCCAATAAATATTCTTCAACTTGTCTAAGTTCACCTTCTATTTCATAAAACAGATAATTCACTTGAATATCGCACCTTTATCATTTAGTGTTCACAGAAGATTAAGCACGTAAATCTTTGCAGATAGGCGGTCTTTCCAATCCCCATTTACAACCCAGCCCTAATAATGAAGCTTGAAAACATTCTCGACCCGGGCCGGGAGGCAGTAACTCCAAAAGCTCCCAGGCACGGTACCACTTGGCCAGATAGGGATAAGGGTCATAGTTTTCTCCCCAAACACCCCTCAGGATACCGAGATGATTACCAATCTGTTTTATGGCTTCAGAAAGATAGGTTTTACCCACAAGGAGATGGGCTGCCAGGTAACAGGCGGTTTCCCCCAGCAGGGAATATATCCTTAGAACATGGGGTTCTTCGGGAAGATTTTGTTTTCTTTTCTCATTGCGCAGGACGTGTTCCTGATGAATATTCCCGATGAGGGTAGCTAGATATGCCAGGTATTGATCCAGTTCGTACCTGCAGATAGTGGCATAAAAACGGCTGTATAATAAATCCCCCAGTAAAATAGGGTACTGTATTTGCTCTTTTAATTTTAAACAATCTTTATCTTCAGGAATAGCCCAATGGATACGGGTTGCGAAATATAAAACCTGCATACTGGCAGCCAGGTGAAGCACCTTGGTATTTGGTTCTTTCAAAGTTTTGGCTGAAATGAGAGAGAGCAGAGGTAACCACAAATGATCATCGGGGGCTTCTTTGATACTAAGCAAATTTGCCACATGGCCCGCTTTGCTGTGCAGTGCTTTTTGAGTTTTGGCCTGGATGACGGCGATTTCAGGAGTAAATTCTAGTACAATTTTTTCTAGCATTGGGACCCCCCTATCTCAATTATACCAAATAAATGATGGTTTCTTCTCCCCGGTTAAATTCAATTAAAATATAGTAATTAATACATAATACTATTTCTTACATTATTTTAATCTTTTCTTCACAAACCGGCTTCTTCCTTTTCTTTCTCTTTTTTGCGATAGATTAACCAAGAGATGATAATACTTAACTCATAGAGTATTAACATGGGGATAGCCATTAATAACTGTGATATAACATCAGATCCCGGTGACAACACCGCAGCCAGGATAAACATGCCTAATATAACATAACCTCTTTTCTCCCGCAAAAACTGGGGAGTAATTAATCCTAAACAGGTAAGAAAGTATGTAATGATGGGAATTTCAAAAACAATACCGAAAGGCACCAAAAAAGCAATAATAAAGGAAATATATTTACTTATGGAGATCATGGGGGTTAGACCGCCGCTAAAATCAATTAAAAGCACTTTCAGGCCTAATCCCAGCGCATATTTATACGCGAAGAAAATACCGGAAATAAACAAAAAGAGAGCAAGAAAAAATGCAGGTACAAAGACCCTCTTCTCGTGCACGTGTAAAGCAGGAAGGAAAAACTTTAACAATTGCCATAAAACAATAGGGGACGCTAATATTATACCACCCATTAAGGCCAGCTTAATATGGATGAATATTCCTTCCGTAACGCCTAAAAACACCAAATTCATCCCCAGCTTCTTAATGGGTTCAAGCAAAATATCTTTAATGGTGTTAAGAAATAGAAAGTAGCTAAGAATAGAAGCAAAAAAAATTGAGACAAGGGATATTAACATAACCCTTCTCAGTTCTTCTAAATGTTCGGTTATAGGTGCAATTTTCTCACTCATCGTTTTCACCTTATAAAACCGGCGTTTTGGAATATTATCATTCATAACAAAAATATTATACCAAAAACCCTGTAAAACTACAGAGAAAAAGCGTATAAATAATCCTAGAAAAAACAAAACGTCAACCTCACAAACTTGTGGGTCTGCAAGGTTGACGTTTAACCTTTCTTTTTTCGTCGGAATAAAATAAATATCCCTCCTACAGATTTACCGCTTCCTTCTGAAGTCCTTCCATGATTCCTCTTTTAACCTCAGTAGCGGTCATGTGCCCAGCCTTGAATTTCTCAACGAGATAATTGCAGGCATCCCATGGATTAACGCTTTCGCCACAGGTGAAGACATCAATTGCTGCATAACCTAGTTCAGGCCAGGTATGGATTGCCAGATGTGATTCAGAGATTACTACGACTCCGCTTACCCCTTGAGGACTAAACTTATGAAATACGTACTCCCTTACTTCGGCACCAGCCTCAAGAGCCGCATTTACCATAATTTCCTCTACTTTTTTTAGGTCATTAAGAATCTCAAATTCACATCCATAAACTTCGGCCAACACATGACGGCCCAATGCGCTCATTTATCATGCCCCCTTTAGTGACTTTATTTTGAGAGAACCCGAACATTTTCGCCAGGGTCCAATCCAATCAAAAACAATTTTAGCACATCTGGAAGTGATGTCAATAAAAAAGTTTGTTTTTCCCATTAGTGCCGCTGATATTTTATATTCCCCGCCCGAGCATTTTGTCTACCGCTCACATTAATACATCTTACTTTTTGTTATATAAGTTTGTTAAATATTTAACAGTTCTTCTGCATACTTGATGGCATTGTTCAAGGCCGCAGTAATGTAATCATTCTCCTCATAGGTAATGAATAAAGGCGGCTCTAACCGTATCACCTTGCGGTTTTGCAGGGTAGGGGCGGTGATTACTTTTTGTTCTAAAAGTTTCGCCATGATTATTGCCCCTGCTCTTTCGTCAGTAAGTTCAATCCCTGCGATTAAACCTCTTCCTCGTATTTCTTTGATCACCGTGGGAAATATTTTCTAAAAAGCGTGAAGCTGTTGAAGCAGGTAATACCCTTTTAAAAAATAATGGTATTTTATACCATATTATAGTTTAGCCAAGTTTTGTCCGGGGTATAACTTTTCATAAGATATAGCAAAAAAACCTAAGTACGTTTGTACTTAGGTTTGGTAAACTCAATTAAATTAAATGGTCGGAGCGACTGGACTTGAACCAGCGGCCTCCACCACCCCAAGATGGCGCTCTAGCCAAACTGAGCTACGCCCCGACAACCACAATAATTATTATATTACCCCAAAACCCTTCTGTCAAGAAATTAATCCTGGTTTTTTGTAGAAGATTAATTTATTATGATGGAATATTCTGCTCCCTGGGAGGCTATGTTTAAGATATAGGCTTTCGCTTCAATATTATATTCTTTCCAGGTATCAACCATAATCCTGGCAATTGCCTCCTCCTCCTGATCCGCAAAGGCCAGAATGGAAGGTCCTGCTCCGCTTAAACAACTGCCGAGCGCTCCTTTGCTGACAGCTTCCTTAATTACCCGATCTAAACCCGGTACTAAAGGCATGCGATACGGCTGGTGTAAGAAATCTTCCATGGCTACAGACAAAAATCTATAATCGCCTGTTAACAGCGAGGTCATAAAAAAACCGAAACGGCCGGTGTTATTCACTGCGTCTTTATGACTGATGAGGGAAGGTAACACTTTACGGGCTTCAGAAGTAGCAAGTTCGAAATCCGGAACGGCAACCACTGCTTTAAGAGGTTTTCCGGGCATTATTTTTTTATAAACCAATCCTTGTGAAGTCATCAGGGAAACGACCAAACCGCCGCATAAAGCCGGAGCGGCATTGTCAGGATGGCCCTCCAATTGTGAGGCTAGCTCAATAAGTTTTTGTTCTGGGAGATTAGCCTGAAAAATCAGATTGGCGGCAATGATCCCGGCAACGGTAAGGGTAGCGCTGCTCCCCAATCCTCTGGACGGAGGTACATTACCCTTAACGGCGATATTGACCTGTGGTGTCCTTTCCCTAAAATACCGGGCAAAATGAGCTACAGCCCTATGGGCTAAGCTGTTTTCCAAAAGTGTTTGACATCCCTCAGGCGGGGTTTCCTTTTGGTCATAAAAGTAGAATTCATTATATAAATCTAAAGCAATACCAACACAATCAAAACCTGGTCCCAGGTTTGCCGATGTAGCCGGTACCCTTACTTTAATCATTGCATCTTTCCTCCTAACCTTAAGGGCCTGAACTAAAAATGCACATCCGCCTGCCTCAGCTCAGTTTTCTTCCACCCTGATTAAATTGGCAATCTCTTTGGTTATTGATAATTCACGGATAATTTTCAGAGCATCCTGAATATCGTTTTCCCTTACTTTATGGGTAATTACCACCAGTTCCGCAATACCATCCTCGCAATTTTTCTGGATAACCGAGGCGAGGCTTACGCCGTGGTTGCCAAATATACCGGCGATACTGGCCAATACACCGGGTCGATCGATAACATGTAAGCGTAAATAGTATTTGGTCATAATTTCACCCATGGGTTTAAAGGCTTTATGCTCATAGCAGGTACAGCTTAAACGTCCGGTACTGCCCTTCTCTATATTTTTAACCACTTCGATGATATCGCCGACTACCGCACTGCCTGTGGGCATTTGGCCCGCCCCCCGTCCAAAGAACATGGTTTCGCCAACGGCATCGCCCCGTACAAATACGGCATTAAAAGAATCATAAACATTGGCCAGTGGATGGCTGGACGGGATTAAAGCGGGATGAACCCTAGCCTCCACTTGTCCACTTTCTTCTCTGGCAATTCCTAAAAGTTTAACGGTGTAACCTAATTCCCTGGCATAGGAGAGGTCTTTAGGTCTGATTTTCGTTATTCCTTCCACATAGACATCTTGGAAGGTAACTCTGGTATGAAAAGCCAAAGAGGCAAGAATAGCAATTTTCCGGGCCGCATCATAACCTTCTACGTCTGCAGTGGGATCAGCTTCGGCATAACCCAGCTCCTGGGCTCTTTTTAAGGCATCGGCAAAACCCATCCCTTCCTGGGTCATCCTGGTTAAGATGTAGTTGGTAGTACCATTCACAATCCCCATTACCTGTTCGATATTATTGGCAATAAGGCTTTGTTTTAAAGGATTGATGATAGGAATGCCGCCGGCAACGCTGGCCTCAAAATATAAATCACACCCGGCCGCTTGACTTTTTTCAAACAACTCGCGCCCATGTTCCGCCAGCAAATCCTTATTTGCCGTAACAACATTTTTCCCCTTGGCTAGGGCTTCCATCACATAAGTCCTTGCCGGCTCAATACCACCCATAACCTCTACGATAATTTTAATTTCCGGGTCACTGATGATCTCTTGCCACCGGCCTGTTACCACATCCGGGGGCAGGCTGACATCTCTTTTTTTCGCGGGGTCCCTCACGAGAACCTTTTTAATTATTATATTGGCACCGCACTTATTACGCCACTTTTCTGTATTTTCCTGTAATATTTTGACAACACCCTGTCCTACATTTCCTAATCCCAAAATAGCTATCTCTATTTTTTCCACGTGAAGCCCTCCTAGCTTTGGCCTACTATCTCTAC
This window harbors:
- a CDS encoding homoserine dehydrogenase yields the protein MEKIEIAILGLGNVGQGVVKILQENTEKWRNKCGANIIIKKVLVRDPAKKRDVSLPPDVVTGRWQEIISDPEIKIIVEVMGGIEPARTYVMEALAKGKNVVTANKDLLAEHGRELFEKSQAAGCDLYFEASVAGGIPIINPLKQSLIANNIEQVMGIVNGTTNYILTRMTQEGMGFADALKRAQELGYAEADPTADVEGYDAARKIAILASLAFHTRVTFQDVYVEGITKIRPKDLSYARELGYTVKLLGIAREESGQVEARVHPALIPSSHPLANVYDSFNAVFVRGDAVGETMFFGRGAGQMPTGSAVVGDIIEVVKNIEKGSTGRLSCTCYEHKAFKPMGEIMTKYYLRLHVIDRPGVLASIAGIFGNHGVSLASVIQKNCEDGIAELVVITHKVRENDIQDALKIIRELSITKEIANLIRVEEN
- a CDS encoding aminotransferase class III-fold pyridoxal phosphate-dependent enzyme, which gives rise to MIKEIRGRGLIAGIELTDERAGAIIMAKLLEQKVITAPTLQNRKVIRLEPPLFITYEENDYITAALNNAIKYAEELLNI
- the thrB gene encoding homoserine kinase; translation: MIKVRVPATSANLGPGFDCVGIALDLYNEFYFYDQKETPPEGCQTLLENSLAHRAVAHFARYFRERTPQVNIAVKGNVPPSRGLGSSATLTVAGIIAANLIFQANLPEQKLIELASQLEGHPDNAAPALCGGLVVSLMTSQGLVYKKIMPGKPLKAVVAVPDFELATSEARKVLPSLISHKDAVNNTGRFGFFMTSLLTGDYRFLSVAMEDFLHQPYRMPLVPGLDRVIKEAVSKGALGSCLSGAGPSILAFADQEEEAIARIMVDTWKEYNIEAKAYILNIASQGAEYSIIIN